From a region of the Synechococcus sp. RS9916 genome:
- a CDS encoding DEAD/DEAH box helicase, protein MDLSAADLKAAEAKSTEETATHGEAAESNEVFTTVIDAKEEPSGFAGFGFSEALVKTLTEKGYKEPSPIQAAAFPELMLGRDLVGQAQTGTGKTAAFALPLLERLQKDATKPQALVLAPTRELAMQVAESFKAYSAGHPHLNVLAIYGGSDFRSQIHALKRGVDVVVGTPGRVMDHMRQGTLDTTGLRSLVLDEADEMLRMGFIDDVEWILDQLPEERQVVLFSATMPSEIRRLSKRYLREPAEITIKTKEKEARRIRQRCITLQNSHKLEALNRVLEAVTGEGVIIFARTKAITLNVSESLEAAGHDVAVLNGDVPQNQRERTVERLRKGTVNILVATDVAARGLDVDRIGLVINYDMPFDSEAYVHRIGRTGRAGRSGEAILFVTPRERRFVNNLERAVGQEIEPMAIPSNAEINQSRLDKLRQRLTDAATGEPNQSDEAVLLQELLQRVGQEHDLDPSRLALAALTLAVGDGPLLVQGDESWIQNSGRQRFDRRDGRDGRDGRFGDRRRSERASRPPEDNMQRYRVEVGHRDRVKPGNLVGAIANESGLQGRMIGRIQIFESHSFVDLPKGMPQDVFSSLQRLKVMNRELQISPAS, encoded by the coding sequence GTGGATCTCAGCGCCGCAGATCTAAAAGCCGCTGAAGCCAAATCCACTGAAGAGACTGCGACGCACGGTGAGGCGGCCGAGAGCAACGAGGTGTTCACCACCGTGATCGACGCCAAGGAGGAACCCTCGGGATTCGCTGGCTTTGGCTTCAGTGAAGCGCTCGTCAAAACCCTGACCGAAAAGGGCTACAAGGAACCTTCACCGATCCAGGCTGCAGCGTTCCCCGAGCTGATGCTGGGCCGCGACTTGGTCGGCCAAGCCCAAACCGGCACCGGCAAAACTGCAGCCTTCGCCCTCCCCCTGCTCGAGAGGCTTCAGAAGGACGCCACCAAACCGCAGGCTCTGGTGCTGGCTCCCACCCGGGAATTGGCGATGCAGGTGGCGGAATCGTTCAAGGCCTATTCCGCAGGCCATCCCCACCTCAATGTGCTCGCCATCTACGGCGGCTCGGATTTCCGTTCACAGATCCATGCCCTGAAACGTGGTGTGGATGTGGTGGTGGGCACCCCTGGGCGGGTGATGGACCACATGCGCCAGGGGACACTGGACACCACAGGTCTCCGCAGCCTGGTGCTTGATGAAGCCGATGAAATGCTGCGCATGGGCTTCATCGACGATGTCGAATGGATCCTTGATCAGTTGCCAGAAGAGCGCCAAGTCGTGCTCTTCTCCGCGACGATGCCGTCGGAGATTCGCCGGCTGTCCAAGCGCTACTTGCGTGAGCCGGCAGAAATCACGATCAAAACCAAAGAGAAAGAAGCTCGCCGGATTCGCCAGCGCTGTATCACACTTCAAAACAGTCACAAACTCGAAGCACTCAATCGCGTTCTTGAGGCCGTCACTGGTGAAGGTGTCATCATCTTCGCCCGCACCAAGGCCATCACCTTGAACGTGTCGGAATCCCTGGAAGCCGCCGGTCATGACGTGGCTGTGCTCAACGGCGATGTGCCGCAAAACCAACGGGAGCGCACCGTCGAGCGCCTGCGCAAAGGGACTGTGAACATCCTCGTGGCCACCGATGTGGCGGCACGAGGACTCGATGTGGACCGCATCGGGCTCGTGATCAACTACGACATGCCCTTCGACAGCGAGGCTTATGTGCACCGCATTGGTCGCACAGGCCGTGCTGGTCGAAGCGGTGAGGCCATCCTGTTTGTCACTCCGCGTGAGCGCCGGTTCGTCAACAATCTGGAGCGTGCGGTCGGCCAGGAGATTGAGCCGATGGCGATCCCCAGCAACGCCGAAATCAACCAGTCGCGCCTGGACAAACTGCGTCAACGCCTCACCGACGCCGCCACCGGTGAACCCAACCAATCCGATGAAGCCGTCCTGCTGCAGGAGCTGCTTCAGCGCGTGGGTCAGGAGCACGACCTGGATCCTTCACGCCTCGCCCTTGCGGCCCTGACCTTGGCCGTGGGCGATGGACCACTGCTGGTGCAAGGCGATGAAAGCTGGATTCAGAACAGTGGCCGCCAACGTTTCGATCGCCGCGATGGCCGCGATGGACGGGACGGGCGCTTTGGTGACCGCCGCAGATCTGAGCGGGCCTCGCGCCCTCCGGAAGACAACATGCAGCGCTACCGCGTTGAAGTGGGACATCGCGACCGGGTGAAACCCGGCAACCTGGTCGGGGCGATCGCCAATGAATCCGGTCTGCAGGGTCGGATGATCGGACGCATCCAGATTTTCGAATCCCACAGTTTTGTGGACCTGCCCAAAGGCATGCCGCAGGATGTTTTCAGCTCCCTGCAACGCCTCAAGGTGATGAACAGGGAACTGCAGATCAGCCCCGCCTCCTGA
- a CDS encoding ABC transporter ATP-binding protein, protein MKPSSSTLQRLLGHLHPHRRLVAWAAFCSVVNKIFDLAPPVLIALAVDVLAASKLDQQQTAWLARLGASDVPSQLMVLAVLSFLVWSAESLFEYLYGVLWRNLAQTTQHSIRLEAYGHLQNLEMAFFEHDSSGRLLTVLNDDINQLERFLDRGANEILQLITTVVLVGGAMALIAPGVAVFAYLPIPVILWGSLQFQRRLAPRYREVRDQAGNLGSRLANNLSGMLTIKSFTAEAWELNQLREDSDAYRLSNRRAIRLSAAFIPLIRFAILFAFVAILLIGGLQTWRGELSIGSYSFLVFITQRLLWPLTTLGRTLDDYQRSMASTRRVLDLIDTPIQIRSGERRLAPAQVQGAIHYDQVDFHYRDRDLLLKDFSLHVEAGQTIGIVGATGSGKSTLVKLLLRLYPISGGRIYLDEVPIDSLDLGDLRRSIALVSQDVYLFHGSVAANIAYGCPQATRAAVMDAAVLAEAHAFIATLPEGYDTVVGERGQRLSGGQRQRIALARAILKDAPVLVLDEATAAVDNETEAAIQRSLMQITANRTTLVIAHRLSTVRHADRIVVLEQGRIVQQGQHDALLRQGGAYADLWRVQAGLRPEEALVL, encoded by the coding sequence TTGAAACCGTCCAGCTCCACCCTGCAACGACTGCTGGGGCACCTGCATCCCCACCGGCGCTTGGTCGCCTGGGCAGCCTTTTGTTCGGTTGTGAACAAGATCTTTGATCTGGCACCACCGGTGCTGATCGCGCTTGCTGTGGATGTGCTCGCCGCCAGCAAGTTGGATCAGCAACAAACAGCCTGGCTCGCACGGCTTGGAGCCAGCGATGTCCCCAGCCAACTGATGGTGCTGGCGGTGCTGTCGTTTCTGGTCTGGAGTGCGGAGTCGCTGTTCGAATACCTCTATGGCGTGCTGTGGCGCAATCTCGCCCAAACCACGCAGCACAGCATCCGTCTTGAAGCCTATGGCCATCTTCAGAACCTGGAGATGGCGTTTTTCGAGCACGACAGCAGCGGCAGGCTCCTGACCGTGCTGAACGATGACATCAACCAACTGGAGCGTTTTCTCGACCGTGGCGCCAACGAGATCCTGCAGCTGATCACCACCGTGGTGTTGGTGGGTGGTGCGATGGCACTGATCGCTCCTGGAGTCGCCGTATTTGCCTATCTGCCGATCCCGGTCATCCTCTGGGGTTCGCTGCAGTTCCAACGCCGCCTTGCCCCCCGCTATCGCGAGGTGCGAGACCAGGCGGGGAACCTTGGCTCACGGCTTGCGAACAATCTGAGCGGGATGCTCACGATCAAAAGTTTCACGGCAGAAGCCTGGGAACTGAACCAGCTGCGTGAAGACAGCGATGCCTATCGCCTGAGCAACCGTCGGGCCATTCGCCTCTCTGCAGCCTTCATCCCGCTGATCCGATTCGCGATCCTGTTCGCCTTTGTTGCCATCCTGCTGATCGGTGGTCTCCAAACCTGGCGCGGAGAGTTGTCGATCGGCTCCTACAGCTTTCTGGTCTTCATCACCCAGCGTCTGCTCTGGCCCCTCACCACCCTGGGGCGCACCCTGGATGACTACCAGCGTTCCATGGCCTCCACACGTCGCGTTCTGGATCTGATCGACACACCGATTCAAATCCGGAGTGGTGAACGTCGCCTCGCACCAGCGCAGGTGCAGGGGGCCATCCACTACGACCAAGTCGACTTCCATTACCGCGATCGCGACCTCCTGCTGAAGGACTTCTCGTTGCACGTGGAAGCGGGTCAGACCATCGGCATCGTTGGTGCCACAGGCTCGGGCAAAAGCACACTTGTGAAGTTGCTCTTGCGCCTCTACCCGATCAGTGGAGGACGCATCTATCTGGATGAGGTTCCAATCGACAGCCTCGACCTCGGAGATCTCAGACGCAGCATCGCGCTGGTGAGCCAAGACGTGTACCTCTTCCACGGCAGTGTGGCTGCAAACATTGCCTATGGCTGCCCGCAGGCGACGCGCGCTGCCGTGATGGATGCAGCGGTGCTGGCTGAAGCCCATGCATTCATCGCCACCCTGCCGGAGGGCTACGACACCGTGGTCGGCGAACGGGGGCAACGTCTGTCAGGCGGACAGCGTCAGCGCATTGCCCTGGCGAGAGCCATCCTCAAAGATGCCCCAGTCCTGGTGCTTGACGAAGCCACCGCTGCCGTCGACAACGAAACCGAGGCAGCGATTCAACGCTCGTTGATGCAGATCACGGCCAATCGCACCACACTTGTGATTGCTCACCGCCTCAGCACCGTGCGGCACGCTGATCGAATCGTTGTTCTCGAGCAGGGTCGGATCGTGCAGCAGGGGCAACATGACGCCCTGCTGCGCCAAGGCGGTGCCTACGCAGATCTGTGGCGAGTGCAAGCAGGTTTGCGCCCAGAAGAAGCCTTGGTGCTGTGA
- a CDS encoding phosphomannose isomerase type II C-terminal cupin domain: protein MSETNTRVLRPWGWYEDLLEGPEYKLKRLWLKPGQRLSLQRHQHRSENWTVAEGEGTLLCDDTWSEASAGTTLHIPCGAIHRAKAGDQGLLLIEVQHGAFLREEDIERLEDDFGRVLH, encoded by the coding sequence GTGAGCGAAACAAACACACGGGTGTTGCGCCCCTGGGGCTGGTATGAGGATCTTCTCGAAGGTCCTGAATACAAGCTCAAACGCCTGTGGCTCAAACCAGGACAACGTCTGAGCCTGCAACGACATCAGCATCGCAGCGAAAACTGGACGGTTGCAGAAGGTGAGGGCACTCTGCTCTGTGACGACACTTGGAGCGAGGCGAGCGCAGGGACAACCCTGCACATCCCCTGCGGAGCAATCCATCGTGCGAAAGCTGGTGATCAGGGTCTACTGCTGATCGAAGTCCAACACGGCGCATTTCTGCGAGAGGAGGATATCGAGCGCCTGGAAGATGACTTCGGCCGAGTGTTACATTGA
- a CDS encoding ATP-dependent RecD-like DNA helicase, which produces MSSALGLALTDSLTRLVPPRLGATEQSTAEAKAIRETAVMALAEALERGELGLDLNGPAPDGLEANAWPNGMVTALEECGWLVSAGVLNAAPEAPFVLDGHWLRWRRWHLHLHHCLEQLLELGRTALPGALSEDEINAARTAARQAGLDTQQTQAVLALLQHRLVLLTGGPGTGKTSTVVQMLAAALTCNPAIQIQLAAPTGKAAARLQQAVSSGSNALGSDAMHHLSSLPSSTLHRLLEAQGKNRYRRNRSLPLVVDLVVVDEVSMVDLPLMEALLEALPDHAQLLLVGDPDQLPPVGPGAVLQELSQPQRRHELGPAAVELQTTYRNNGAIAALADQLRQSSSGFSKAQLSQLLPDDNVQWLEVKRQGLPTRLLNDLRAHQERLSALAKALRWHDGQPHPDDAAALLEQLEAWVALSPVRQGPWGVDTLNRAVLGDRSRRSVQHWPAGTPVLNRHNRADQGLANGDIGVVVMHEQETRVLLPGQRLLHPAQLTGAEPAFALTVHKSQGSQYSEVALLLPPVRHQDPRLAYTGLTRARHNVLLITSED; this is translated from the coding sequence TTGAGCAGCGCCCTCGGCCTGGCCCTGACTGACAGCCTCACCCGGCTTGTGCCGCCACGCCTGGGCGCCACAGAACAATCCACGGCGGAAGCAAAAGCGATCAGGGAAACAGCTGTGATGGCTCTCGCCGAAGCCCTCGAACGGGGCGAACTGGGGCTCGATCTCAACGGGCCAGCGCCTGATGGGCTGGAGGCGAACGCATGGCCCAATGGGATGGTCACTGCCCTAGAGGAGTGCGGCTGGCTGGTGAGCGCGGGTGTGCTCAACGCGGCACCGGAGGCTCCGTTCGTGCTGGACGGCCACTGGTTGCGCTGGCGGCGCTGGCATCTGCATCTTCACCACTGCCTCGAGCAGCTGCTCGAACTCGGCCGCACGGCCTTGCCAGGCGCCCTTTCAGAAGACGAAATCAATGCCGCCCGCACCGCAGCCCGGCAGGCGGGTCTTGATACGCAACAGACCCAGGCGGTGCTCGCGCTGTTGCAGCATCGTCTGGTGCTGCTCACCGGCGGGCCCGGCACCGGCAAAACCTCAACGGTGGTGCAAATGCTGGCTGCGGCACTGACCTGCAATCCCGCGATCCAGATTCAGCTTGCTGCCCCGACCGGGAAGGCCGCAGCACGGCTGCAGCAGGCCGTCAGCTCGGGAAGCAACGCACTGGGTTCCGATGCAATGCATCACCTGAGCAGTCTCCCGAGCAGCACGCTGCATCGCTTACTGGAGGCCCAGGGGAAGAACCGCTACCGCCGCAACCGCAGCCTGCCGCTGGTGGTCGATCTGGTCGTGGTGGATGAAGTCTCCATGGTGGATCTTCCCTTGATGGAAGCCCTGCTTGAGGCTCTCCCGGATCATGCCCAGTTGCTGCTGGTGGGTGATCCCGATCAGCTCCCGCCCGTTGGCCCTGGGGCGGTGCTTCAAGAATTGAGTCAACCCCAGCGACGCCACGAGCTTGGACCAGCTGCCGTGGAACTGCAGACGACCTACCGCAACAACGGTGCCATCGCAGCGCTAGCTGATCAATTGCGTCAGAGCAGTTCAGGGTTCAGCAAGGCGCAGCTCAGCCAACTGCTACCCGACGACAATGTGCAATGGCTGGAGGTCAAACGCCAGGGGCTGCCAACACGTCTGTTGAACGATCTACGCGCCCATCAAGAACGCCTCAGCGCTCTGGCCAAGGCCCTGCGCTGGCACGACGGTCAACCCCATCCTGACGATGCTGCAGCACTGCTGGAGCAACTCGAAGCTTGGGTTGCCCTCAGCCCCGTCCGCCAGGGCCCCTGGGGAGTAGACACTCTCAATCGCGCCGTCCTCGGAGATCGCAGTCGACGCTCAGTGCAGCACTGGCCCGCCGGCACTCCGGTGCTCAACCGTCACAACCGCGCCGACCAGGGGCTGGCCAACGGCGACATCGGTGTGGTGGTGATGCATGAGCAAGAGACCCGCGTGCTGCTGCCGGGACAACGACTGCTACACCCTGCTCAGCTGACAGGAGCCGAGCCGGCCTTCGCTCTAACGGTGCATAAATCCCAGGGGAGTCAGTATTCCGAGGTCGCACTGCTGCTTCCCCCCGTCCGTCATCAAGATCCCCGCCTGGCCTACACAGGGCTCACGCGAGCCCGACACAACGTGCTGCTGATCACGTCTGAAGACTGA
- a CDS encoding cation:proton antiporter — protein MHNPVGIFALLVAITVMVPPLFRKLGLPDLVGLLLAGVLVGPHVLGWLQPEGETISLLSDIGAIYLLFTVGLEIDLEEFKRVKNRSMLFGTATFVLGAATGIAIGLLFSFPLVPCLLMGALMASHTPLGYPIVRSYGAQRDESVILSVGSTILTDIAALMLLAVGLGMGKGNLTPVGFTGLLISISLFAVAAVVGIRSIGRRLWMRSVTDENRVFLAVILSLFIASLGAELAGVEPIVGAFLAGLAVNSVLPEGKAKELVIFVGGALFIPIFFIDLGLLLDLNSIGASLSNFKFTGLMLVGALGCKGGAALLAGRWFHYGKHQVLMIWSLTMPKVAATLATAFIGYQAELLPSIVLNSVLVLMVVTATLGPMLTARSVTRLVEPKEVDPGPAQSLEQTVITGQGPGEVVRRPLRIVVPVANPATERGLLSLASRLISGSGGNEGQVLPLALVSPSVEDARGGLNQAIAAARSRLHQAERIGRDLQVSTHTLLRLDEDIAGGMSRSALEQGADLLLMGAGRPDKLRNWLFGNLVDSVCRSAHCPVVVTNLGERPTEELSRILVPIKDFSASAREQFELALRLMASAANATTTRITLLHIHDPRYSRHDRGWMKQELSQWQPLGVPGSRIKIELLQGPGIDSKIQRSAVNHDLVILRSQRRRVGGLPIPASDRTSSLVIQLPCPSIVISEPLL, from the coding sequence ATGCACAACCCAGTTGGCATCTTTGCCTTGCTGGTGGCCATCACGGTGATGGTGCCGCCCCTGTTCCGAAAACTGGGGTTGCCCGATCTGGTGGGTCTATTGCTGGCGGGGGTTTTGGTCGGCCCGCATGTGTTGGGCTGGCTCCAACCCGAAGGGGAAACGATCAGCCTCCTCTCCGACATCGGTGCGATCTATCTGCTGTTCACGGTGGGGCTGGAAATCGACCTGGAGGAATTCAAACGGGTCAAAAATCGCTCGATGCTGTTCGGCACAGCCACCTTCGTGCTTGGCGCAGCAACAGGCATCGCCATCGGTTTGCTGTTCAGTTTCCCGCTCGTGCCTTGCCTGTTGATGGGAGCACTGATGGCCTCCCATACACCGTTGGGCTACCCAATCGTGCGCAGCTATGGAGCCCAGCGGGATGAGTCGGTAATCCTGAGCGTCGGCAGCACGATCCTCACCGACATTGCCGCGCTCATGCTCCTGGCCGTTGGTCTTGGGATGGGCAAAGGCAACCTCACACCGGTTGGTTTCACGGGTCTGCTGATCAGCATCAGCCTGTTCGCGGTGGCTGCTGTGGTGGGAATCCGGAGCATTGGTCGTCGGCTCTGGATGCGCAGTGTCACGGATGAGAACAGGGTCTTCCTCGCGGTGATCCTGTCCCTGTTCATCGCTTCCCTCGGCGCTGAACTGGCCGGTGTAGAACCAATCGTCGGGGCCTTTCTGGCGGGTTTGGCCGTGAACTCCGTGCTGCCGGAAGGCAAGGCCAAGGAGCTGGTGATTTTCGTCGGCGGGGCCCTGTTCATCCCGATCTTCTTTATCGACCTGGGGCTGCTGCTGGATCTCAACAGCATCGGCGCCAGCCTCAGCAACTTCAAGTTCACCGGGCTGATGCTGGTGGGCGCATTGGGATGCAAGGGGGGGGCAGCACTGCTGGCGGGCCGCTGGTTCCACTACGGCAAGCACCAGGTCCTGATGATCTGGTCGCTCACCATGCCGAAAGTGGCGGCCACGTTGGCCACCGCATTCATCGGCTATCAGGCAGAACTCCTTCCTTCAATCGTGCTCAACAGCGTGCTGGTGCTGATGGTGGTGACAGCCACCCTCGGGCCCATGCTGACGGCCCGCTCTGTGACCCGTCTGGTAGAGCCGAAAGAGGTGGATCCCGGACCGGCGCAGTCGCTCGAACAGACCGTCATCACCGGACAGGGGCCCGGTGAAGTGGTGCGTCGCCCCTTGCGCATCGTGGTGCCCGTCGCCAACCCCGCCACAGAGCGAGGACTGCTGAGCCTGGCGTCACGACTGATCAGCGGAAGTGGTGGCAACGAAGGCCAGGTTCTCCCCCTCGCTCTGGTCTCCCCAAGCGTGGAGGACGCCAGAGGGGGGCTGAATCAAGCCATTGCGGCGGCACGCTCACGCTTGCATCAAGCCGAACGGATTGGCCGCGATCTTCAGGTCTCAACCCACACTTTGCTGCGGCTGGATGAAGACATCGCTGGAGGGATGAGCCGCAGTGCCCTTGAGCAAGGCGCGGATCTCCTGCTGATGGGAGCCGGGCGCCCCGACAAGCTCCGCAACTGGCTATTCGGAAATCTGGTGGACAGCGTCTGCCGCAGCGCCCACTGCCCGGTGGTGGTGACGAACCTTGGAGAGCGGCCCACGGAGGAACTCAGCCGCATTCTTGTTCCAATCAAGGATTTCTCCGCCAGTGCCAGGGAGCAGTTCGAACTGGCGTTACGGCTCATGGCTTCCGCCGCTAACGCGACGACCACGCGGATCACGCTCCTACACATTCATGACCCCCGCTACAGCCGCCACGATCGCGGCTGGATGAAGCAAGAACTCTCCCAATGGCAACCCCTAGGAGTCCCCGGCTCCCGCATCAAGATTGAGCTGCTGCAAGGGCCTGGTATCGACAGCAAAATCCAAAGGAGTGCTGTCAACCATGACCTGGTGATTCTTCGATCGCAGCGCCGACGGGTGGGTGGACTTCCCATCCCTGCCAGTGATCGCACGAGCAGCCTTGTGATCCAATTGCCATGTCCGTCGATAGTGATCAGCGAACCGCTGCTCTGA
- a CDS encoding aromatic acid exporter family protein produces MDSNLVRQSLKLGLSVLITCAMAHHFQRVIFLWYPLLAVIFVVDEEDENTLQAARGRILGTVAGGLVAFIVHTILTGWMGILVSLLISIPLLRRLGWTSGLSTAAVITILFLGIPDYARLNWDYVFNRSVDTVIGIVVALVMSRLLWPKNRLARLTELDALQKKLLQQRLNVHQQALKQGEPAERVNAGPLTHTLLEMERLVSTSSNLPSSTQRAMTQQRWRQRMLLWHALHTRLFLMERLMERYYRQHDQPSPQLSRQFDRTPPLHWERLQLTELNDHLPALRIALEGQITELRWLMRSQARLEQAITP; encoded by the coding sequence GTGGACAGCAACCTGGTGCGACAGAGCCTGAAGCTGGGCCTGAGCGTTCTGATCACCTGCGCCATGGCCCATCACTTCCAGCGAGTCATTTTTCTCTGGTATCCGCTGCTCGCAGTGATCTTTGTAGTCGACGAAGAAGACGAAAACACTCTCCAAGCGGCACGAGGACGAATCCTGGGCACCGTGGCTGGTGGACTGGTCGCCTTCATCGTGCACACAATCCTGACCGGTTGGATGGGAATCCTGGTGAGCTTGCTGATCAGCATTCCCCTGCTCCGCCGTCTGGGCTGGACCAGTGGTCTGTCGACCGCTGCCGTGATCACGATTCTGTTTCTGGGCATCCCCGACTACGCCAGGCTCAACTGGGATTACGTGTTCAACCGCAGCGTCGACACTGTGATCGGCATTGTCGTGGCCCTGGTGATGAGCCGCTTGCTGTGGCCGAAAAACCGCTTAGCCCGTCTCACCGAACTGGATGCTCTACAAAAAAAACTCCTCCAACAACGTCTCAACGTTCATCAACAAGCCCTCAAACAGGGTGAACCAGCTGAACGGGTAAATGCCGGGCCCCTGACCCACACCCTGCTGGAAATGGAACGGCTGGTGTCAACCAGCAGCAACCTGCCGAGCAGCACCCAGCGGGCCATGACCCAACAACGCTGGCGTCAACGCATGCTGCTCTGGCACGCGCTCCACACCCGCCTGTTTCTGATGGAACGGCTAATGGAACGCTATTACCGCCAGCACGACCAACCCAGCCCCCAGCTCAGTCGCCAGTTTGATCGCACCCCACCCCTGCACTGGGAGCGACTGCAACTGACAGAACTCAACGATCACCTGCCGGCACTGCGCATCGCCCTGGAAGGACAAATCACTGAGTTGCGCTGGTTGATGCGCAGCCAGGCACGACTCGAACAGGCGATCACGCCATGA
- a CDS encoding RNA-binding protein gives MTIYIGNLSFQAEQEDLLDLFSQYGEVKSASLPLDRETGRKRGFGFVEMSSDADEQKAIDDLQNVEWMGRMIRVNKATPRERTGGGGGGRGGYGGGGYGGGGGGNRW, from the coding sequence ATGACCATCTACATCGGCAACCTCTCCTTCCAGGCAGAGCAGGAAGACCTGCTTGACCTGTTCAGCCAGTACGGCGAAGTGAAGAGCGCCAGCCTCCCCCTCGACCGCGAGACCGGCCGTAAGCGCGGATTCGGCTTCGTGGAAATGTCCAGCGATGCTGATGAGCAGAAAGCCATCGACGATCTCCAGAACGTCGAATGGATGGGTCGCATGATTCGCGTCAACAAAGCCACTCCCCGTGAGCGCACTGGTGGTGGCGGCGGCGGCCGTGGTGGCTACGGCGGTGGCGGCTACGGCGGTGGTGGCGGTGGCAACCGCTGGTGA
- a CDS encoding LCP family protein, whose product MTQTRPVRGQPRIRSLAIAIVLGLGSGLVLAIPLSTVLLPEQSRNTLFGLPLENPFSSWVGIGDREVVVMGMDAGGGNTDTIFTIRIDNGQTQITQIPRDSYINSARFGPLKANALYAYGGSDEVKKELSRLMGRPIQHHLLVNLEGIRSISDLMGGVTVNVPKRLYYVDRAQGLYIDLQPGPQLLKGRELEGFLRWRHDELGDFGRLQRQQLVIKSLFGSLTKPENVVRLPALITAAGRNLKTDLGPMELGGLITAMGTTELKTDRLEATPFEKDGISYLDTQWPAQSENGTSFEDSSSPNRNGWRSRPLF is encoded by the coding sequence ATGACACAAACTCGGCCCGTCAGGGGCCAACCGAGGATTCGCTCGTTGGCCATTGCCATCGTGCTTGGACTCGGTTCCGGTCTGGTCCTGGCCATTCCCCTCAGCACGGTGCTGTTGCCGGAGCAAAGCCGCAACACCCTATTTGGGCTGCCCCTCGAGAACCCCTTTTCCTCCTGGGTAGGGATCGGAGATCGGGAAGTCGTTGTGATGGGAATGGATGCCGGTGGAGGCAACACCGACACGATCTTCACGATCCGGATCGACAACGGCCAGACCCAAATCACCCAAATTCCTCGTGATAGCTACATCAACTCGGCCCGCTTCGGGCCACTGAAAGCCAATGCCCTCTACGCCTATGGCGGCAGCGATGAGGTCAAGAAGGAACTCTCTCGATTAATGGGTCGTCCGATCCAGCACCACCTGCTGGTCAATCTCGAGGGGATCCGTTCCATCAGTGATCTGATGGGAGGTGTGACAGTCAATGTGCCCAAACGGCTCTATTACGTCGACCGCGCCCAAGGGCTCTACATCGATCTGCAACCCGGCCCACAATTGCTCAAAGGACGGGAGCTCGAGGGGTTCCTGCGCTGGCGCCATGACGAACTGGGGGATTTCGGTCGTCTTCAACGCCAGCAGCTGGTGATCAAAAGTTTGTTCGGGTCGCTGACCAAACCGGAAAACGTGGTGCGCCTGCCAGCTCTGATCACAGCCGCAGGACGGAATCTGAAAACCGATCTTGGCCCCATGGAGTTGGGTGGTCTGATCACCGCCATGGGCACCACCGAATTGAAAACCGATCGGCTTGAAGCAACGCCGTTTGAGAAGGACGGCATCAGTTATCTCGACACCCAGTGGCCGGCCCAAAGCGAAAACGGCACATCCTTTGAAGACTCCTCGTCGCCCAACCGCAACGGATGGCGATCCAGGCCACTCTTCTGA